The Acetobacter sp. DNA window TCTGGACGGAGGTGAAGAACTGCGGATTGCAGAAGTGCGCAGGTTCATTCGCTATCTTTCCGGAATGCCCGTTCCGCCTTTATCCCGGGCGCTGGGGCTGCCGCTTTACCGTGCGCGTTTTATCGCAGATGCCATCTGTGCCTATGCCGGACGACGAACTGGTGCCTCCCATCGCGATATCGGTGTGGTTCTTGATCCGTCCGTAAGACACATGAACGCACGGCAATGGGACACCTCTTCCCAGCGTGGACGTGTTGGGCGCCTGCTGCGTAAGGCAACACGGCTTGCCGAAGAGCGCGAATATCTCACCCTTCTCAGACCAGCCCGTTTCCGTCTCTCCCGGTAGATTGCTTCACCGTCCGGACGATGCCGCCCGGCACGTACGCCCATAGACGGCCCCAATCTGCGTACGTCCCCGCCACGACAGTTCCCGTCCACGCTGCGCCCAGTCACGCCCGAACCGACGGAGGCCAGCATGACGCCGTCACATCCGCGTCAGGACAATTTTCTCGACGAACAACTGCTCACTACCCCACAGGCCGCCCACCGGCTGAACATCTCGCCACGAACGCTGGAGCGCTATCGCTGCCGGGGTAGTGGGCCCGTCTTTCGCAAGATGGGCGGCCGGGTTCTCTATCATGTCAACGACATCCGGCACTGGATCGAGAATGTCGCCTGCAAATCCACATCCGAAGAGTCCTATGAAAAAGCCCGTGTGATCGGAAGCCGAAGGCTGGAGCGTCGGCCATGAGTGCGCGTCCGGTGCCACCGGTTCTCTCGCCCTGCCTGCTGATCGATCTCATGTCATGGCCGTTCTTCAGCCTGAGCAAATCCCCCCGGCATGTGCCTGTCAGCTTTGTCATGGGGCGTGTCACCATGCAGGTGTCAGGTCGCGATGACGGTCCGATGGCAACCATATGGGATGCCGATATCCTGATCTGGGCTGTGTCCCGGCTGGTGGCCGCGCGCAGGCAGGGTATTCCAGTCTCACCGCGCGTGCAGGGCAGCATGAGTGAGGTGCTGCGCTTCACCGGGCGCGACCCGGCTGCCATTCGTTATGAGCGCCTTCGGACGGCGCTGGACCGGCTGCACGGAACCCAAGTGACGACATCGCTGCGCCAGACCCGTGACGGCGCGCAGAGCTTCTCGTGGCTGATAGCCTGGCAGGAACGGCGTGGAGAACTGGACCTGATCCTGCCCCAATGGCTCTGCGATGCCATCGGTCGACGGGGCGTGCTCACGCTTGATCCCCGTTACTTCGCCCTGACCGGCGGGTTCGAGCGCTGGCTGTATCTCCTCGTTCGCCGTCATGCCGGTCGGCAGTCCGATGGTTGGGCGTTCGATCTGCCCCATCTTTACCGCAAATCCGCATCCCGCTCTCCTTATCCCCGGTTCGTTTTCGAAATCCGTCGCCTTATCGCGGCGGACACCCTGCCGGGCTACCGCCTGCGTCTGGAGACCGATGCCAGCAATGTGCCGGTTCTCCGCTTCTCCCCTGATCCCAGCAAAGAAACTTACCCACAAGAGCTTGTGGATAACCATGTGGAGGACTCCTGATGCCCATCGACCTATCAGGAATCGGATTCTCGACCTATCAGGAACGGGAAATCCCTCTAACAATTTGGAATAAAAGGAGAAATTCGCGCTCTCTAAAGGTACTAAATATTATAACTATTCTGTACTTGTACACCGCGCTGGAGCGCGTGCGTGAGTCTTCGACTATCATAAAAACCGACGATTCTGTCGCGACATTTTCCGACAGTTCTGCGCAGTGGTCCATGGCGGCGGGCAGATGCGGCGGTATGGAGCGGGGGATTTGGTCATGACCCTCCTTTGCGGCGATTGCCGGCTCCTGATGCCTGATCACGGGCCTTTTGATCTGATCATCGCTGATCCGCCCTATGGCGAGACATCGCTGGCGTGGGATCGGCACGTGCGTGGATGGCTGCCGCTGGCGGCAAAGGCATTGAAGCCTCACGGCTCGCTCTGGGTCTTCGGCTCTCTGCGCAGCTTCATGGCTACCGCGCCGGATTTCCGGGCGGCCTGCTTGAGGCAGGCTCAGGAGATCGTCTGGGAGAAGCAGAACGGCAGCGTCTTTCATGCAGATCGTTTCCGTCGCGTGCATGAACTGCTGGTGCAGTTCCATCCGGAGGCTAGCCCTTGGCGCGACATCTACAACGTTGTTGCCACGACAGACGACGCGCGGGGGCGGGTGGTGCGCCGCAAGATGCGCCCCACCCATACCGGCGCGATCGGTGCGGCATCGTATCGCAGCGTCGATGGCGGCCCCCGTCTGGCCCGGTCGGTGCAACGCTTCCGCAACGTACATGGCCGCGCGATCCATCCCACGGAGAAGCCCGTGGCTCTGCTGGATCTGATCGTCCGGGTCAGTTGCCCGCCTGATGGCCTGGTCGGGGACTGGTTTGCCGGATCGGGCGCGGCGGGTGTCGCGGCCCGTCTTGCCGGTCGCCGCTACGTCGGTTGTGAGATCGACGCCGAGATGGCGCAGCGCGCCCTTGATCGTCTCGCATCCCTTCTTCCATTCCCTGCCGGAGAACGCGCATGATGCACCCATCGTGCGAGGTGCTGACGCATCTCGAACTGACCTGGCTTGAGAAGCGCATCGAACAGTGGCTTCGCTTCGGGCACGCTCTGGAAACACACCCGATCGATCGCTATCGCCGTCGTCTGAGCTTTGCGCCCGGTGCGGTCTTCGCCCTGTTACGCTGGACGCAGGCGGATTGCGGGACGACAACCTGCTGCATCGATATCATCAGGGCGCCGCTGGCTGGCGAGCCGCGCGACCGCCTGCCGTTCGTGCCCACAGGTGCGGAGCGTCTGCTGCTGTTCACGGGCTGGCCGCAGGTGCGCGCCGTGCTGTCTGTGATCGAGACACTGGAACGGCAAGGTATCAATCCCGTCGATGTTGATCCGGAATACTGGCGACAGCTCGGGCGGTCACGGCCTGATGGTCAGGATATTCCCCGCTATTCCGCGCCCCGACATGCTGCGTGGCAACGGCGGAGGGCCGTGTCATGACGCGACGGGGCTGGTTCTTCACCACGTATTTCGCAGTATTTGGCGTCGGTCTGTCGATGGCGCTGCATCCGATGCCGCGCTTGATCTGGAACGCGACCGCCAGCGTGCCCGTAGGGCTGTATCGTCTGCACCCGGTGCGGGCTCCTCATGTCGGGGATCTGGTCGCACTCCGCCTGCCGGAACGCGATGCCGACATGCTGGCGCGGGGTGGGTATCTGCCGCGCAGTGTACCGTTGCTCAAACCGGTGGCGGCGGTCGGCGGACAGACAGTCTGCCGCGCCGGCAGTCACATCACGATCGACGGTCGGACTATGGGGGATGCGTTGCCTGTCGATCATCGGCACCGTCCCTTGCCCGTCTGGCAGGGCTGTCACCGTCTCGGTGTGCGCGAACTCTTCGTCATGAACACGCACGAACCTCGCAGTCTCGACGGGCGGTATTTCGGTTCTCTGCCGGTCAGCAGCGTGATCGGGCGCGCGACACCGCTCTGGGTTGGTGCGGGCCCTGCGCCTGCCGCCAGCCCGCCTCCTTCTCATACCTCAGAGGATCACTGACATGACGCAGATTGGACTCTTCACGCGCACGGCTGATGGCTTTTCCGGACGTCTGCGCACACTCGTACTGGATGCCGAACTGACGCTGGTGCGTGTCGAGACACCGGACGGCGGTAACGCACCGGATTATCGCATCCATCTCGGTGACAGTGCCGAAGGCCCGGAAGTTGGCGCGGGCTGGACACGCACCGGCGAACGGGCTGGCGAATACATCGTCGTGGTGGTCGATGATCCCTCTCTGGCACAGGGCCTGCGCGCGAGCCTGTTCCAGTCGGGCCGGGGTGGACGGGTCTGGCAGCTTGTCTGGAACCGCCCGCAGAAACGTCAGGGAGCACGAGAATGATGCGCCTGATTGCAGGAGCAGGACGGGGTGGACGCAATGCCGCCGCTTGCATCTGGTCCAGTTTCGCCCGGTTGTGCTGCACAGGGTTGGCGGTTTCGGCGGTGGTGCTGATGCGTCCTGCCAGCGCGCAGGACATCGAGGGAATGATCCGCCAGGCGGCAGAGCGGGTTGCCCTGCCGCCAGAATGGATCCGCGCGGTGATGCAGGTCGAAAGCGGCCGTGATGTCCATGCCATCTCCGCCAAAGGGGCGATGGGCCTCATGCAGATCATGCCCGCGACATGGCAGGAGTTGCGGCGCGATCTCGCGCTTGGAAGCAATCCTTTCGACCCGCAGGACAACATCCTTGCCGGTGCCAGCTATCTCCGTCTGTTGCACGACCGTTATGGGGATGCAGGGTTTCTGGCAGCCTATAACGCAGGACCGGGCCGTTATGAGGCCCATCTTGCGACGGGCCAGCCCCTCCCACACGAAACACGGGACTACGTCGCCTCTGTCGCGCACCTGCTCGACCGGCGCACGTTTCCTGCGGACGGTCTGCACGAAAGCGGCGTTTCCGTTGCGCGCGATCAGCCTAAAAAGACGCTGTTTGCCGGCCATTTCCCGCACATGCCCCGGGCATCGGTCGGCACGTCCGAGGCGCTGTTCGTGCCCATTTCCATGGAGCAGGCGCCATGATCGGGCACGCGCCAATGCCGATGGCGCGGAGAGCAGGGAAGACAGGGGAATGGCGATTGCTCTGGGGATCGGGTGTTTGGGGGCTAATGCAAGATAAAAGCCGCAAGGTGCGGCATGGTTGGGGAGGGCGGTTTTTCTGGGGTTTTCACAAGGTCATTTTCCCATCCCAAGGTGTCCGATCGCGTGATCGGTTTGTTTTCAATGTGTTAGCGCAAGGTCGTGGTCTTCATGGCCCGCGATGACGATTTCCGGGTCAGGCCGGGTCGCATCCGCTCATCCCGTGCCCGCCAGGGGCGATCCTTCATCGGGCGCGTGCTGGCCGCCACCAACCGGGCTGGTGGCATGGGCCGTTCTGGCTCGGGGCGTGCCGGAAAGGGACCGTCCACTTTCGGGCGGGGCAGGGGTGCTGCAACCCGCGCCAACCGTCTCCTGTCGCGGCGCACCCGGCTTGCCATCGTCAAGGCGCGGGTGGTCCGGCATGGCGCACGGGCGACCCTGCGTGCCCATCTGTCCTACCTCCAGCGCGAAGGGGTGACGAAGGACGGAGAGAAGGCCAGGCTGTTCGGGGCTGAGCGCGACCATGTGCCCGCGCGCGAATTCGCCGAGCGGTGTCAGGACGACCGGCATCATTTCCGCTTCATCGTGGGACCAGAGGATGCAGCCGAAATGGCGGACCTGAAAACCTTCACGCGGGAGTTGATGACGCAGGCTGAACAGGATCTTGGCACGAAGCTTGACTGGGTTGCCGTGTCGCATTGGAACACCGACAATCCGCATATCCACATCATCGTGCGGGGCAAAGACCAGGACGGCGAGGATCTGGTCATCTCGAAGGATTACATCCGCGAGGGATTGCGTGCCCGCGCCCAGAACCTGGTGACGCTCGAACTCGGGCCGCGCACCGACCAGGAAATTCACCGCAATGTCGAGCGTCAGGTCGAGGCGGAACGCTGGACCCAACTGGACCGCCAGTTGCAGCAGGACGCGAACCAGCACGGCATCATCGATATGGCGCCGTCGCCTGACCGGCAGCCTGACGCATTCGCGGTCATGAAGGTCGGGCGGCTGCGGCGACTGGAACGGATGGGCCTTGCCCATGAGGTCGGGGCTGGACAATGGCGGCTGGATGAAACGGCGGAAGCCACCCTGCGCGAGATGGGGCAGCGCAATGACATCATCAAACGCATCCACCGTGGTCTGAGTGAACAGGGGATCGAACGGGCCTCGTCGTCATGGATACTGGCTGGGGAAGAACTGGCCGAGCCGGTGATCGGACGTCTGGTCGCGCGTGGTCTGGATGATGAGTTGAAGGGGAGTGCCTATGCGGTGATCGACGGCGTGGACGGGCGCACGCATCATGTCCATTTGCCATCATTGGAGGCGGCTGGAGATGTGCCGCACGGTGGGCTGGTTGAACTGCGGACCTATCAGGATGCGAAGGGGCAGAGACGGGCGACACTTGCGGTGCGCTCCGATCTGTCGATCGGGGAGCAGGTGCGGGCACAGGGCGCGACATGGCTGGATCGGCAGCTTGTTGCACGCGAGCCGGTGGCGCTGGGAGAGGGTGGTTTCGGGGCGGACGTCCGTGACGCGCTAGGCCAGCGCAGCGCTCACTTGGTCGAGCAGGGGATCGCACAGCAGGACGGAGCGCGCGTGCGCTATCCGCGTGGCATGGTCGCCTCCATGCGGGCGCGGGAGATGGGGGACGTGGCCGAACGTTTGGCCCGCGAAACTGGTCAGCCCGTCCAGAGTGCCGAGACCGGCGAGTATGTCACCGGAACCTACCGGCAGCGCCTCACCCTCGCCTCGGGGCGCTTCGCCATGATTGACGGCGGCCTCGGGTTCCAGCTTGTCCCCTGGACGCCATCGCTGGAGAAACAGATCGGGCGTCATGTCTCCGGTGTTGCGCGGGAGGATGGAGGTGTGGACTGGTCCTTCGGACGGAAGCGGGACATGGGAATTGGGCTTTGATGGTGTTAGCGGCTGTGGAAATGACCAGACCCCACTCAGAGTTAGTATCGTGAGAGCCGCGGTGATGCATGTTTAAAGCATTTTTAATGTGGTGGCGGTTCCTGGCTTTAGCAGGATCGCTGGGGGGCACGAATAACACAACCAGTAAGTCCTCCCAAATTGGGAGGTTTACAATCGATTTATCGATGGTATAAACGATCCCATATTGGGAGGAACATCAGTGCGGTTGATTGGTCGAACAAAATTAGCGCCGTTAGCCGTTTCTGACAGTGAAACAGGTAAATGGATCGCTAATTGGATAAAAGAGCTCGAATATGCACACTGGAAACATCCATCCGATGTGTCGAGTCAATTCCCGCGCTCTTATCGCGATAGCGATAGCCGCTTCATATTTCCCCTACTGCACCGCCCAACTGGAGTAGAGGTCTTGATCGCTTTTCCTCAGGGAACAGCCCTTATAACGGCAATAAAATCTCTTGAAACCCATGATGGACGCTAAAATCATTCGCACTGAAGATCAGTATCACGCTTACCTTAAGGAGGTTGGTGATCTGATCGTACGCAGTGAAGTTCTGACGGCGGCCGAACAAAACCGGATGGAGGTTTTGACTGTCCTCATCGAGTCTTATGAAAACGGGAAGTGCCCGGTAGAACCAACAGATCCGATTGATGCTATTCTTTTTCGCATGGAAGAACGGGGCCTTAAGCGAGCGGATTTGATTCCGTATTTTGGAACTAGCAGCAGAGTGTCTGAGGTCTTAAACCGTAAGCGGCCTTTGACGGTTCAGATGATACGTGCCCTTTCCCTAGGTTTGGGCATTTCGGCTGATACTCTTGTTGGCTTAAATGAGGTGGCTCCAGTAAAAAAAGAAATCGATTGGTCCAAATTTCCAATTAAAGAAATGGTAAGCCGTGGATGGATGGATCGTCTTACAAATAAAAGTATTGGTTTGGCTGAAAGTGTAATTAAAGATTACATAGCGGGTTCAGGTCTGCAGATAGGAGCTGCATCTTTCCGTCGTAGTCTTGCAGGTGACGCCACGTCGCCTACGACGGTGTACGCTTTATATGCTTGGCTTGCTCGCGTTATACAGAAAGCGCGAGCATCCAAAAATAATATAAATGCATTTGATCCTAGTAAGATTAATTCAGGTTTTTTGAGAGAGTTAGCCCAACTGAGTTGGTCAGAGCGTGGCCCCCTTTTGGCTGTTGAATATCTTCAGAACCATGGGATTGTTGTGGTTTTTGAAGGACATCTAAAAGGTACTCAAGTTGATGGGGCAGCTCTCAAAGATGTAGATGGAACGCCAATAATAGCTCTGACGCTACGATACGATAGGCTAGATAATTTTTGGTTCACATTACTTCATGAAGTGGCTCATGTTTGGAAACATTTAGATGGAGATGAAGAAGCCTTTGTTGATGATTTAAATGTTTCATCGGAAGATAGGCGTGAAGCTGAAGCCAATCGCCTCGCTGGAGAAGCTTTTATACCGCGACTTATTTGGCGGCGAAGTGATGCTTATATTTCTCCAAGTAAAGAGAGCATCAATAATCTTGCACGAGAATTGAAAATACATCCTGCGATAGTCGCGGGTAGATTAAGAAAGGATACAGGGAATTTCTCTGTATTCAGTGATATGCTGGGTAGTGGAGAGGTGAAAAACATGTTCGTTTCTGAGCTTGAGGATGCTGTATAATGTCAGCTACGCACATTTCTATTCTAAAGGCTAATCAAAACGAACTCGAGGCAATCTATCATCTGGATGATAGGAGTTCGGATAAATTATCCATTCTCTTTGAGATTGATCCGCCTTCGGAAAGTGTTCGTAGCCGTAAGTATATGAAGGAGAGTGAAAATCCTACTATAACTTACTTGGACCGAAAGATTGATGAAATAGCGGATCGTTGGCCTCAACGGCCGGCAATGATCGATGGATTTCGGTGGGCGCCGGATGCTCGGGCTGAGAATGGCGAGCATGTAATCCCTTACATCATTTCACGTTTGACTGCAGCGGGTAATCCTGTGACGCCAGTTATCGGATATGATCGATGGGAGAGTGCTGAGTATAGGTTGGCTTTGAAAAATATTCCTCTTTGTCAAATTAATGGGTGGTGTTTGCGTTTGGACATCACTGCCATCGAAGATTTTTCTGAACCGGAATTTTTTCAGGAAAATATAGATAGTATTATTGAAGAATTGAATATTGATCCGCGGCAGTGCTGTGTAATTTTAGATTTTGCCGACCTCTCAGCCATAGCAGATCCTGTCCCAGACATTGTCGGAAAAGCAAGCGGGATCATCAAACATCTCCAAAAAACTAACTTCTTATATTACACAGTGTGTGGCTGCTCCCTACCATCCTCTGTCGACAAGGCGGTCTCCAAACGAGATACAAGTGGATTGATTCTTCGCAAAGAGATGTTGGTTTATCAGATGCTTAGGTCTGAATTCCCAGCCGATCTTGTTAAGAGTGGAGACTACGGAGTGCGTGGTCCAACAACTACAGAACACCCTAATCCTAACATCAACGGTAAAATTCGTTACACGACGGAATTACACTTTCTTGTAATGCGTGGACACTCGATTAAGCTTGATGACGGGAAGTATGTTCAAATGCATGCTCTTGCTGAAAATGTAGTAAGTTCTGAGCACTATCTTGGAGCAGATTTTAGCTGGGGAGATAGAAACCTTTTATCCTGCAGTAAAAAAGAGAAAATAAAAGGAAAGATAAAATCGGGTAATGCCGGAACATGGATCGGATTTGATACTAACCATCATCTAACTTTCACTATTCAAGAGGTTGAAGAATTTGAGCGTAAGCTTAAAGTGCGTGAGCTTGCTGAAGTCTGATTTAATGCGATTATCCTTTGAAATAATTTTGTGTGAGGTAAAATGACTAGTATTGTATATCTCTCTCCAAGAGAAGATATTCCGGCCAATCATCATGTCGCCGTCGTTATTCACAAAGACGAGAGAGGTGTCGAAAAAGGCTATTTTTACGACAGTAAAGAAAAG harbors:
- a CDS encoding lytic transglycosylase domain-containing protein, with product MMRLIAGAGRGGRNAAACIWSSFARLCCTGLAVSAVVLMRPASAQDIEGMIRQAAERVALPPEWIRAVMQVESGRDVHAISAKGAMGLMQIMPATWQELRRDLALGSNPFDPQDNILAGASYLRLLHDRYGDAGFLAAYNAGPGRYEAHLATGQPLPHETRDYVASVAHLLDRRTFPADGLHESGVSVARDQPKKTLFAGHFPHMPRASVGTSEALFVPISMEQAP
- a CDS encoding relaxase/mobilization nuclease domain-containing protein produces the protein MARDDDFRVRPGRIRSSRARQGRSFIGRVLAATNRAGGMGRSGSGRAGKGPSTFGRGRGAATRANRLLSRRTRLAIVKARVVRHGARATLRAHLSYLQREGVTKDGEKARLFGAERDHVPAREFAERCQDDRHHFRFIVGPEDAAEMADLKTFTRELMTQAEQDLGTKLDWVAVSHWNTDNPHIHIIVRGKDQDGEDLVISKDYIREGLRARAQNLVTLELGPRTDQEIHRNVERQVEAERWTQLDRQLQQDANQHGIIDMAPSPDRQPDAFAVMKVGRLRRLERMGLAHEVGAGQWRLDETAEATLREMGQRNDIIKRIHRGLSEQGIERASSSWILAGEELAEPVIGRLVARGLDDELKGSAYAVIDGVDGRTHHVHLPSLEAAGDVPHGGLVELRTYQDAKGQRRATLAVRSDLSIGEQVRAQGATWLDRQLVAREPVALGEGGFGADVRDALGQRSAHLVEQGIAQQDGARVRYPRGMVASMRAREMGDVAERLARETGQPVQSAETGEYVTGTYRQRLTLASGRFAMIDGGLGFQLVPWTPSLEKQIGRHVSGVAREDGGVDWSFGRKRDMGIGL
- a CDS encoding helix-turn-helix transcriptional regulator, which produces MTPSHPRQDNFLDEQLLTTPQAAHRLNISPRTLERYRCRGSGPVFRKMGGRVLYHVNDIRHWIENVACKSTSEESYEKARVIGSRRLERRP
- a CDS encoding ImmA/IrrE family metallo-endopeptidase gives rise to the protein MMDAKIIRTEDQYHAYLKEVGDLIVRSEVLTAAEQNRMEVLTVLIESYENGKCPVEPTDPIDAILFRMEERGLKRADLIPYFGTSSRVSEVLNRKRPLTVQMIRALSLGLGISADTLVGLNEVAPVKKEIDWSKFPIKEMVSRGWMDRLTNKSIGLAESVIKDYIAGSGLQIGAASFRRSLAGDATSPTTVYALYAWLARVIQKARASKNNINAFDPSKINSGFLRELAQLSWSERGPLLAVEYLQNHGIVVVFEGHLKGTQVDGAALKDVDGTPIIALTLRYDRLDNFWFTLLHEVAHVWKHLDGDEEAFVDDLNVSSEDRREAEANRLAGEAFIPRLIWRRSDAYISPSKESINNLARELKIHPAIVAGRLRKDTGNFSVFSDMLGSGEVKNMFVSELEDAV
- a CDS encoding S26 family signal peptidase; the encoded protein is MTRRGWFFTTYFAVFGVGLSMALHPMPRLIWNATASVPVGLYRLHPVRAPHVGDLVALRLPERDADMLARGGYLPRSVPLLKPVAAVGGQTVCRAGSHITIDGRTMGDALPVDHRHRPLPVWQGCHRLGVRELFVMNTHEPRSLDGRYFGSLPVSSVIGRATPLWVGAGPAPAASPPPSHTSEDH
- a CDS encoding DUF736 domain-containing protein, with product MTQIGLFTRTADGFSGRLRTLVLDAELTLVRVETPDGGNAPDYRIHLGDSAEGPEVGAGWTRTGERAGEYIVVVVDDPSLAQGLRASLFQSGRGGRVWQLVWNRPQKRQGARE
- a CDS encoding DNA-methyltransferase, which translates into the protein MTLLCGDCRLLMPDHGPFDLIIADPPYGETSLAWDRHVRGWLPLAAKALKPHGSLWVFGSLRSFMATAPDFRAACLRQAQEIVWEKQNGSVFHADRFRRVHELLVQFHPEASPWRDIYNVVATTDDARGRVVRRKMRPTHTGAIGAASYRSVDGGPRLARSVQRFRNVHGRAIHPTEKPVALLDLIVRVSCPPDGLVGDWFAGSGAAGVAARLAGRRYVGCEIDAEMAQRALDRLASLLPFPAGERA
- a CDS encoding replication initiator protein A, whose protein sequence is MSARPVPPVLSPCLLIDLMSWPFFSLSKSPRHVPVSFVMGRVTMQVSGRDDGPMATIWDADILIWAVSRLVAARRQGIPVSPRVQGSMSEVLRFTGRDPAAIRYERLRTALDRLHGTQVTTSLRQTRDGAQSFSWLIAWQERRGELDLILPQWLCDAIGRRGVLTLDPRYFALTGGFERWLYLLVRRHAGRQSDGWAFDLPHLYRKSASRSPYPRFVFEIRRLIAADTLPGYRLRLETDASNVPVLRFSPDPSKETYPQELVDNHVEDS
- a CDS encoding beta family protein: MSATHISILKANQNELEAIYHLDDRSSDKLSILFEIDPPSESVRSRKYMKESENPTITYLDRKIDEIADRWPQRPAMIDGFRWAPDARAENGEHVIPYIISRLTAAGNPVTPVIGYDRWESAEYRLALKNIPLCQINGWCLRLDITAIEDFSEPEFFQENIDSIIEELNIDPRQCCVILDFADLSAIADPVPDIVGKASGIIKHLQKTNFLYYTVCGCSLPSSVDKAVSKRDTSGLILRKEMLVYQMLRSEFPADLVKSGDYGVRGPTTTEHPNPNINGKIRYTTELHFLVMRGHSIKLDDGKYVQMHALAENVVSSEHYLGADFSWGDRNLLSCSKKEKIKGKIKSGNAGTWIGFDTNHHLTFTIQEVEEFERKLKVRELAEV
- a CDS encoding DUF2285 domain-containing protein, which codes for MNWWSSLLATGGYPVPAEPEIPAWIEPALWAPEFYPGVTVIVEAPTGFDSRRLPVILFASMATERQGLQSKSFALHHDGNTYRVQIRDAKARDRAAVLIPLDGGEELRIAEVRRFIRYLSGMPVPPLSRALGLPLYRARFIADAICAYAGRRTGASHRDIGVVLDPSVRHMNARQWDTSSQRGRVGRLLRKATRLAEEREYLTLLRPARFRLSR
- a CDS encoding DUF2840 domain-containing protein yields the protein MMHPSCEVLTHLELTWLEKRIEQWLRFGHALETHPIDRYRRRLSFAPGAVFALLRWTQADCGTTTCCIDIIRAPLAGEPRDRLPFVPTGAERLLLFTGWPQVRAVLSVIETLERQGINPVDVDPEYWRQLGRSRPDGQDIPRYSAPRHAAWQRRRAVS